DNA sequence from the bacterium genome:
TCGGCGCCTGCATCGTGCACGAGGGCGAGGTCCTGGCCTGCGGCAACAACCAGGTTTGGGCCCGGCACGACATCACGGCTCACGCCGAGATCGAGGCCTTGCGGATCGCCGGCGGCGAGAGGAAAAGCATCGATTTGAGCGGTGCCACGATTTATTGCACCTGCGAGCCCTGTCCGATGTGCTTCGGCGCCATCCATTGGGCGAAGATTTCCCGGATCGTCTATGGCTGCGACATCTCCGACGCCCGCGAGTTCGGCTTCAACGAGCTGCCCATCTCCAACCAGACGATGAAGCGCGAAGGGGGAAGCGGGATGAAGATCGAAGGCGGCCTATTGCGCGAGGAGAACCGTCGTTTATTCGAAATTTGGGCGGCCCGCGAAGACCGCCGCCATTACTGAACCTATGTCCCAACCCATCGTCAGCGAAGCGAAGCAAAAAGAGCTCGAAGCCCGGCTGGCCCGCTTGGGTCTGCGCGAGGCCGATTTCGAGGAGGAGTTCGTCCGCGGCTCCGGCGCCGGCGGCCAGAAGATCAACAAGACTTCGGTGGTGGTTTTGCTGACTCATCGCCCCAGCGGGATTCAGGTTCGCTGCCAAAGCAGCCGCAGCCAGGCCTTCAATCGCTTCATGGCCCGGCGGCTATTGGCCGACAAGGTCGAGGAGCGGGTGCTCAGGGAAAAGAGCGAGCGCCAGCAGAAAATCGAGAAAATCCGCCGCCAGAAACGCAAGCGCTCGAAACGGGCCAAGGAGAAAATGCTGGAGGGAAAACGGCGGCAATCGACCAAGAAATCTCTCCGCAAGGCCCCCAAAAGCCCCGAATATTGAGCCCACAACCCTCGCCAAAAGGGGTCGAAGAGGAAACATGGTTTTACCATTGGCTCTGTTCTTGGTTCCGGCGGCTTTGCTGCTGCTGAGCTGCGACGGCGAACCCAAAGATTCCAAGAAAAACGAAGAAAAGAAGCCGTCACCTCCCCGGGAGAAGCCCTGCGCCGGTCAGGTTCATGAGCTCGGCTTCGGTTCGGAGCGGGCGCAGCTTTGCCACGGCGACTCGCAAAAAGACGGCATCTTCCAAACGGCGACCGATCGGTTAAGCTTGCGCCGGGGAGCCGGGGGCTTCGCGACCGCCGATTCGACTGCCCTCTCGAATTTCGCCCAAAAATATGGGACGCCGCCCTTCGAAGGCCTTCATTTGGGCCGCTGGAACCAGGTGAGGACCTGGGTTTTCGCGGGCGGCGATTGGAGCCCAACGGCCGAACTTATGACCGGCGGCTTGGCCCGGCAATTACAATCCGAAGGCATCGCCCCAGCTCAATTTTTGACCCTGGCCGAACAAGCTCAAGGCTCGGGAACTTCCTCCCGCGTCGCCGCCTTGGCGATCGGCGGGGCTTTGCTAGCGCTGCAAAAGGAAGACAGCGACTTCACCCGAAAGCATCGGCGAGTCCTGGCCGGTATGATCGAGGGAATTCGGCATGGAAGCTTGCGGATTCAAGCCGAGCCCGCCGGCCAAAAAGCGCCTCACGGTCTCATGATCTATCGCTCGGATCTCGACGCAGTCTTGGCCGGCTCGCTCGAGCCTTACCGCGACACTTTCAGCCCGCTTTGGTTTCGCTCGGGTCTACTCCATGAGCTTTACCACTATCATCAGGACGCCCAAGCCGGGTCCAAGGATCATTTAACAGGGGAGAGGGAAGCCTATCTCTTTCAAGCCGAGTATCTCGCTTCGCGGCCGAAGGCAGAGCTGGAGCAAACCCTCGTCACTCTGCGGAAGATCTACACTCAACATCCCATTTTCGGTGCTCTGCGGGCGGTGCAGGCTTCGTCGTTGGCAAGCGCCGAAGCGAAGGCCGGCATTGCCGAGGCCGACCAAGCCATCCAGGACATTCACATTGATCTGATGTTTCATCTGCAGGTGAACAGCCGCAATGCCTTCGTCCGCCCCA
Encoded proteins:
- a CDS encoding nucleoside deaminase, which encodes MNDEGYMRLAIAAARQGVEQGQTPFGACIVHEGEVLACGNNQVWARHDITAHAEIEALRIAGGERKSIDLSGATIYCTCEPCPMCFGAIHWAKISRIVYGCDISDAREFGFNELPISNQTMKREGGSGMKIEGGLLREENRRLFEIWAAREDRRHY
- a CDS encoding peptide chain release factor-like protein, which translates into the protein MSQPIVSEAKQKELEARLARLGLREADFEEEFVRGSGAGGQKINKTSVVVLLTHRPSGIQVRCQSSRSQAFNRFMARRLLADKVEERVLREKSERQQKIEKIRRQKRKRSKRAKEKMLEGKRRQSTKKSLRKAPKSPEY